A window of Adhaeribacter arboris genomic DNA:
CCGTAACTTTTTCCAGTTGGTCCTGTAAGTCTTCGGCTTGCTTTTGCAATGCTTCCCGGGAAGCATTTTCCGAAACCAGGGCTAATTGCAAAATATTTACATCCGAAGGCAGCACTTTATTTACCTCGATGCTGAAAATATCAGCGGGCAATTCACTGCGCATGCCGTTTACTTCGCGCACCAGTTCCTGGTATTTATCGTTTACGTTGCTCTCGTATTTGTATTCGACGTTCAGCACCGCTACCCCGTCGTTGATAGAAGTTCGAATGCGTTTAATATCTTCCAGTTCCGTAATTTTTTTCTCCAAAGGTTCTACCACCAAATCTTCTAAATCCTGCGGACTCGTTCCTGGGTAAATAATTACAATCGGGAATTGCGGGGCTTTAATTTCGGGATCTTCGGATCGCGGCATGGTGAGCAAGGTTGTGATGCCGACCACAATGGCCATGAGAAAGAGTACCAGCGTAAACTGGTAGTTTTTAACGGCGTATTCGGATATTTTCATGGCAATTTATTTAATAATGGCGATGGGAGTATTATCGGTAAGGTAGGCACTGCCGGATACAATAAGGCTCGGTACGTTTTCCAAGCCCTGGCTGATAAGTAAGTTTTGATTTTGAATAGCAGCAATAGTAACCGGAATTTTGCGAGCCGTTTTATTATCCGTAGTTACAAATACAAAACCTTTATCGGCATTTCCGTCCAGCAAAGCCTCGTAAGGAATTTGCCATAACGGAGCGGGAGTGCTGGGGTAAATAATAGCTTTGCCAAACATGCCGGCTGCTACTTTTTGCTGCTCTTTAGTCGCAAGCTTAATTTCTATCTCAAAAGAACCGGTTGCTGGGTCGGCTCCCGCCGATTTATTGCTGACAAAACCCGTTAATTTACCCTGGGGAGCGGCATCAGTTTCGATAGTAGCTTTGTCCTGAAGTTTAATCCGGGCCCATTCTTTATCGCTCACGCCTACTTTTAAAATCCAGTTGCTGGTACCTGCTCCGTTCGTCTGCAAAATAGGGTCGCCAGGCTGCACTACCTGACCCGGATTCACAAACTTTTTCAGCACAATGCCATTTTCTACGGCTCTAATATTGGAATAGCTCTGGTTAAACTGAGCGGCTTTCAGTTGCTGCTGCGCTAATTCTAAAGCAGTTTTGGTATTCTGAAATTGCTCCAGGGTGTACACGCTGTCGCGGAATAAATTTTCAGCCCGGTTAAAATCGCGCTGGGCTTTTTCTAACCCGAGTTTGGCCTGGGTAACCTGGGCTTCTATTTCGGTTAAGTTTAAAGTGGCTAATAGTTGACCTTTCCGGACGGATTCGCCTTCCTTTACCAGGATGTTCTGCACGACACCGCCGGTTTTAAAGGAAAGTACGGCTTCGTCGTTGGTCGTAAATTGGCCGGAAACCGGAATAGCTTCCTGGTGGGTTGTTTTCTGGAGGGGCATTACTTTTACCGGCATGGGGCCATTACCCGCCAGGTTTACTTTTTCTTTTTTTTCCGTACTCTGGCAAGCGCCTAAAAGCGCCAGAACCAGAACAGCAACGGACAAATACATTTTCGTTTTCATAATTTAACTTTATTTAAGTACTTCGACGGAATTATCTTTAAATTTTTCTATTAATGGGCTGAATATTATTGCTTTATCTCACCAGCAACTAGCAATTAGCAACCAGCAACTACTTAGTTAGAGATTACATAGGCCGCAGTTTCCCGTTCCAGAGTGGCCGCATTTTGGAGCACTTTGTAGGTTTGCATATTTTTTTGCAGCTGGGCACTGGTTAATTGGTTGCGGGCATCAATAAACTCGATTAAGGAATAAATACCTTCCCGGAATCCAACCTCAATTAATCGGTAGTAGCTTTCGGCGGCTTTCAATTGCACTAATGCCGACTGGTACTCGCGCTGGGCGGCGCTTATATTATTTTGGGCCACCGTAATGGCTAATTGCAACTGTTGGGTTACCTGATTTTCCTGCAAGGTTATTTGCTTCAGGTCCAGGTCTGATTGCTGGATACGGTACTTGTTGCGGTTGCCCGTAAACACGGGAATATCTAATTGTACCCCACCTAAGTAGTAGCGGGCTTTATTATTAAATTTCCAGTCTTGGGTTTGAGTACCCACATCCAGGAACCCACTTACCTGGGGTACCCAGAATTGGCGGTTCATTTCGCACACCGTCTCCTGAATTTGCCGGCCCCGGCGGAGAGCCAGTAGCTCTTCTCGTTTTTCCACGCCGGTTAAGTCAGGAGTATCCGGAACAATCGCTACTGCTTCTGCTAGCTGGTAAGAAGTATCAATGTCAGCGTCGAGCGGTTTGTTTAACAGAAAGTTGAAGTAATGCTGCGCATTTTTAACCTGCGTTTGGGCGGTAGTGAGGGCGGCGTTTACTTTTTCTACTTCGCTGCGGGCCCTGATTAAATTAGCGGGCAAACCTTTCCCGTTTTTTACCAACGACTCATTAACCGCCAAATTTTTATTTACCAGGTTTAAGGTACTCTGGTATACATCTATCCCGGCCAAAGCAGTTAAATAGTTATAGTAAGCCAGCTTAATATCTTTAGTCAGTTCCCGCTTGTAGGTGTTTACTTCGTGTTCCTGTAATTCAATCCGTTGTTTCTGAATATCCCGGTTATAATGCAGGTTCGAATTAACGATGGGCAAAGAAGTCCGCACGTGCGCATCATAAAAGTTACTCGGATTTAAATAAGCCTCTACATTACTTACCTGCGAAAAATCTTTGCTGTCGGTTAACTGATTCAGGGTTTGGTAAACCGGGTTCAGCATATCGCCCAAGGGGAAATCAAAGTAACGTCCGCCCTGGCCGGTGATGTAGCTGGAATTTATTGCCACCGTCGGCAGAAAAGCGGCATTGGCTTCTTTTAAAGCCAGCAAGGCTTTCTCGATACCAACACTTTTTTGTTGTAGTACCAGATTATGCTGAAGCCCTTCTTTTACATAAATATCCAGTACCGTCTGGGCTTTTGCCGGATAAACAAGCGGTAGAAAAAGACAGACAACAAGAGTAAAGGTTAACAAGCTATAATTAGTTTTCATATAATTTTTACTTTACAGTGTTAAGTACAATGGTAAATTTTTTTATGTTTTGATGCTTCTTAACATTTTGCTGAAACCCGCAAAGCCTTTTTCTACAATATCTGCCCGGTTTTCATCGGAAATAACTTTGCAACGCGACCGGGTTTTCAGAGCGCACATGCCATGTAAAGTAGACCAGATAACAAAGGAAGCTACTTCTACATTCTCAAACTTAAAATACCCCTTCTCCATACAGTCCCGTATGGTGCTTTGGAGATTGTTAAAGGCACTTTGTCCTTCGTCCCAGCACAAATCATCGGCTTCAATAAAATCAATGGGGGCCTTTTCTAGGAACATTAAATCGTATAAATCGTAGTTTTTCATGGCGAAATCAATGTAAATGCGACCCATAGCAATTAACCGCTCGAAAGGATCTTCTACGTGCTGCAGCACCCGCATATCATTGTTCAGCAGGTAAAAGCCTTCTAAATGCAAGGCATGAAAAATGGCATCCTTGTCTTTGAAATACAAGTAAATAGTAGTCGGGCTGTATTCTATCCGGTCGGCAATATTCCGGATAGACGTGTTCATATATCCTTTCTCCAGGAATACCTCTTTCGCCGCCATTAAAATACGTTTACGTAAATCTTCTTTTTCTCTTTCTTTCCGCTCTATAATTCCCATTAGTATTTTTTCGTGTAAATATACTTAACAGTGTTAAGTATGCAAAAAAATTCCATAATTATTTTTATAAAAGTTTGGCAAGCCTTGCAATCAGATGATTGTAACATTGTTTTCTTTCCACCAATAGGCTTTAACTGTTAGTTTTATGAAACAGCTTCATGCCTTTTTTATAGTATTTTGTATTTCTTTTGGCACCATTGCTCAAAGTTTTAAACAAATGGCGGTGTCCCAAAATTAAGTAACAATGAATTTATATTATCTGAAACACTATTTCCATACGCAGGTTTTATTTGGTATAGCAAAAAGATAGATCTTCAAGAAGACTTTTTTTATTAAAGCCCAAATTTTCTTAGGATTTAATGCTGAAGAAGGTGGCGATGGAATCACCTTTGCTTTGCAACATTTCAAGTCCCGGTAATATTTCAAGCTATCTTCGTAAGAGCGAACTTGCTCGGGCGTAAATTTAGCTATTTCGGCGGTTTCAAACAGTTTCTCAAAGATGCGTTCTCTTAGTTTCTCTGGCACCTTATCTAGTCGGTTCAAGTTCCGGATCACATACAGCCATTTGTCAAACCGGGTCTCCAATTCGTCCACGGTCTTGTTGAACTTAGGCATTTCCAGGTAAATAAAAGTAAGCTTGTCGTAAAATATTTCTTTGGTTTCGGTGTCTGTTAATTTAATATCGTAACGGAACTTGGTTGGCTCCTTCTTATCCTCCTCAAACACGAAGTCCAGAATAGCGATGGTATAAATTGCTTTTAACTCATAGTTCCAGTCGGCTCGTTTTGCCTGTTCCCTTATCGGGAAAGTAGAATAATAAACGGTTCGGTCTTTAAAGAAATTCTGTTTGGTTTTTTGTAATTCAACGATGAACTTTTCGCCCTTTTCATTTTCACAATAAAGGTCAAAAATGGCTTTTCTATCCAGTTCTCCGGTTCCTAAATGTTCACTTTTCAGGTAAGTTAAATCTTTTATTTCTCCTTGTTCTTCTTTCAGGACTCCGGCCGATGCTGGCGTTTATACGAGACCATTTTTTTTAATTATTATTTTTCTCAATTTTCCACTCTATTAAAGAGATATGAGTATAGTGGCATTACTGCAAATCCAAGCAATATAAACATCCAAGCAAAAAATTTAAATATTTTTGAGTCATATTTTGAATCTTTCATCTCTTCATATATTTGGTTGTATTTTCTTTTGTTAAATAAAAGAAGAAATGCTGCAAAAAGGGCAATAACGCAGGCCAGATAGACAATCGGTTTACTCAATCGGTCCTCATTAACAAGATGGTTTATTAATGCGATGGCAAATAGAACTAAGCCAGCAAGTGAGCAACCTACTATTCCAAAAGCTGTCAAATGGGGAATGTCATTCGAGTAATATCCATCCTTGTAATAAGAATTGTAAATATGAAAGTATACAATTTTAAAAATTTTCATTCAATATATTATTTAATGCAAAGGTCTTAGCTATAAGGCGTTACTTAGCCTTTAGAATAAATTAATAAAGCAATGCCTTATAGCTTTTGCTAGCGGATAACCCTTTAATCACTTTGGTTTTCTGTTTGTTGCTTATTCATTGGAGGGTCCATTGGGTTGTTGATAAACGAAACCAAGATTAAAAACCCTGCTGTTGCTATTGTCACGACAGTTGAGAGAACGCCAAGACCTACTAGTCGCATCCAAACCATCCTCTTGTTTGAATTGTCAGGGAACAGTCGATTTGATAAATAGGTTAGGCAAGGAATACAAACTAACACTCCAAGAAAATTTGAGTAGTAAAGAAACGTAAACACCTCGAAAGAAAGCCAAGCCATAAATCCACCCCAAATAGCTGTCATTAAAGTCGACCAAAATATTATCCTCACTCTTGATAAGCCATTTAATATCAAAAATGTCAATGTCACTATAAAAACACAAATGGTTGGGAAAATTATAAAAGCCTTCATAAATAATCTCGTGTCTTCTTTTTCCTAATAGCTTGCCGCCAACGGTCTCGTGTAAACAGCGTGCGAGGCCGTCGGCCGTAGCACGATATTTATGCCTTTTTAGCTGGCGTATTTCTTTATTTCTTTTAATGCTGTTATATTTTTCTCAAAATGGTCAATGCTTCTTTTTAAGTCCCAATTCTCTTTGTCAGAAACAAAGTCATTCCATTTGTCGAGATGTTTCTTAAGTTCATCTGTTCCATTCTGCTTGTCAAGATAAGCAATTGCGCCCATTGCGGCTCCTTGGTCAAACCTCAGTTCATTTTGTGTTAAGTAATAAGCAAGATACTGGTTTAAATAGTCAATAGAGTTCTGGTTGTTAATATCAGCTAGAGTCAAGCAGTAACTTGTCCCTGCATAACATACTTCACTTTTTAATAATAACCGCCCTATTTCGTCCTGAAATTCTGTGAGATTCTTTATAGCCGCAAAAAAAGCACCAACACTTCTTGTCCTCCAATTGAAGTCTCCAAGTAGAGTTGAAACAACTTTGGAATTTATATCTTTGAATACTTCTTTTATTTCATTTTGAAGTATATCTTTTTTGTTTCCAAGTCCTTTTAAATTGAGGTATATTGGATTAACAAATTTATCGATAAAATCCTTGGTCAAGGTCTTTTCATTTTGCTGAGTTGTTATATACTCAAATGGACTTTTGTGAATCACAGTGGCACCCGCAACATGTCTTTCTAGAGCTTTTTTTTCTTTATCGTCCATTTTTATATGCTACCTAACGTACTGAGCTATAAGGTGGGGCAGCTACCTTATAGGTGTGGTTGTACCACGTTTTGTTTTTTTTAGTAACACTTTTAGCTATGTTTTATTTTGACCACTTTTTTACTGTGTAAATAAATAGCAACTATCAAATGAATCAGTAAGAAGGGTATACCAAAAAAAGTAAACAATAAGGGTGGGAATACCCAAATTAGTCCACTTATTACTAGTAGTATTAGAACCCAATTTTGTAAATTCTTTTTATCTACATAAATGGCGTTCAATGTCACATTCATGATTCCTAATACCCACAAGATGAAAATGCCTGGAAAATTGATGCCTTGTATTTCACTATCGAATACTAATATTAGAATTAAGCCCAAATAGCTTAAGATTAAAAAAGTTAATGAAAGAATTTTTATTTGATTCATTTAATTCTAAATGTGGTACAACTCCCAGATATACGGAGGTATTCCGGTTATTGGTTTAATAGGTGGAAATTCCATCAGTATTATAATTTTGGTAAATGGCAATCAGAGAAATTCATTTCTTTTACGCTTCAGCGCAGTACAAGGTAAAAGTTACGGATGAGCATCTAGTTGCGCTATACAACTTATCAAAAAATTGCCGGTAAAGCTTTTTTAAATACCTAAAAAGCGAGTTTACAGATAATTTTCCTTCCATTTTATGGAAAGCGGGAGGCATTCCTATCCTATTCTTAATAGGAGTAACGTACATCATCTTTATCCAAACTCTACGCGTATGGTCCGGCACACTTTTCTCCTTATTTATCGCCATTTTCTTCGGTTTAAAGGTACTTTCTTCATTAACCTGATTGGCTTGTCTACGGGTTTAGCGGGCGCCATCGCTATTTACCTGTGGGTGTACGATGAGCTGCATTTTGATAAATTTCACGCAAAAGACAAACAGCTTTTCCGGGTAATGGAAAATTGGCAGGACCCCAACGGGATAACTACCAAACCCGCAACACCGCACCAATTGGCGGCGGCCCTGGCCGCCGAGATGCCGGAAATAGAATACGCCACTCCTGTTACCCCACCCGCTTTTTTTCCGAAGTTTACTTTAACGTATCATCAACGGCATATCCGGGCTACCGGCAAATTTGCGGGAGAAGATTATTTCAAAATGTTTTCTTTCCCACTTACCCAGGGCGATAAAAACCAGGTTCTGAAAGATAAAAAGGCGCTGGTTATTTCAGAAGCAATGGCCCACCGGTTAATTGGTACCACCCGAAACGTTATTGGTAAAGTGGTAGAATGGGAGACTATGGGCACGAAGAAAACGGTTGTTGTAACCGGCATTTTTAAAGGTATTCCCGCTAACTCTTCCGAAGAATTTGATTTTGTCTTGTCGTTTGAAGCTTTCGAGAAAGATGTGATGAGCATGGGCGTAAACTGGGACATGCCGGAGCCTTTTTATACCTACGTGGTTTTAAAAAAGGGTATTCGGCCCGAACAGTTTAACCAGAAAATTGCCGGTTTCCTTAAAAGTAAAAGCAGCAAAGCCCAACACCGCACTTTGTTCCTGGAGCCTTATTCCAGCCAGTATTTGTACGGCAAGTACGAAAACGGCGTACCAATAGCTACCCGCCTGAAGTACGTAAAATTGTTTTCCTTAATTGCGCTTTTTATTCTGGTAATTGCCGGCATTAACTTCATGAATTTAGCCACGGCTAAGGCCACCCGGCGCGGGAAAGAAGTAGGCATTCAGAAAACTTTGGGTGCCAGCCGCCAATTTTTAATTTTCCAATATCTGGGCGAAGCTATTTTTCTGGCAAGTATAGCGTTGGTGCTGGCGTTGGTGCTGGTGGTACTATTGCTGCCAGCTTTTAACCAGATTACCGGTAAGCAATTAACTCTTTCGTTGAACGGCCCACTTATTTTGGGGTTGGGGAGTATTACTTTATTTACCGGCTTGCTGGCTGGTAGTTACCCGGCTTTATACCTTTCGGGCTTTAACCCAATAGCTATTCTGAAAGGCAAGCTTAACCGATCGGCCGGCGAAGCCTGGGCCCGTAAAGGTTTGGTCGTGTTTCAGTTTGGGTTGTCCGTTGTTTTTATCGTAGCGGTGTTGGTGGTGTACAAACAAATTGAATTTGTGCAGCACAAAAACCTGGGTTACGACAAAGACCAAATTATCACGTTTGAGATAGAAGGAAAAGTAGAAAAGAACGTAGCCACCTTCCTGAGTGAAATAAAGAAAATACCGGGCGTGGTAAATGCGTCCAGTAAGTTAGATAAATTAATCGGTGGTTTCAGTGGTGCGGCGGCCTCTCCCCTAATCTTAGAAGGTAAGCAAATTCAGGCAGATGAGATTCGGGTAAATTACGATATGATTGAAACTTTGGGAGTACCCTTACTCGCCGGCCGCACTTTCGCCAAAGAATTTAATCCTGACCCAATTAAAAAAATAGTGAACGAAGCTTTTGTAGAAGCTTTTGGCTTGCCGAACCCCATCGGAAAAGTACTACAGGGCAACGGCCAGAAAATAGAAATTGTAGGAGTAGTCAAAAACTTTCATTATAAATCACTGCACGAGCCGGTAAAGCCCTTTCTATTTACTTTAGAGCCCGAAGCGGCTACTACAATTCTGGTTAAAATACAGGCTGGTCCGCAAAAAGAAACCCTGGAGCGGTTGCAGCAATTTTATAAAGCATTTAACCCCGGCTTTGTTTTCGACTACCAATTCCTCGATACCGACTACCAGGCGCAGTACGTGGCCGAACAAAGAGTGGCCGCTCTTTCACGATACTTTGCCGGTTTAGCCATTCTTATTTCCTGTTTGGGCTTGTTTGGCCTGGCTGCATTTACCGCCGACCGCCGCCGGAAAGAAATTGGCGTCCGGAAGGTTTTGGGAGCGAGTGAATTTAGTATTATCTATCTTTTATCCGGTGAGTTTGCCAAATTAGTGCTGCTGGCTATTTGCCTGGCTTTGCCCATCAGTTACCTTATCGTGAAAAAATGGCTGGCTACTTTTGCTTACCAGATAAATTTAAACTCCTGGTATTTTATAGGTGCCGGGTTCCTCGCCTTAGTCGTTGCCTGGCTCACCGTGAGCGTACAAGCCGCCCGAGCCGCTAAAATTAACCCGGTGCATTGTTTGAAAGAAGAATAATTTAGAAAGTTGGTTCGATCCTGTCAAGAAATTTAAATCATACCGGGGAGCCATTATTCCTTTGGCCAATTAAGATTTTGAAATACTTAACACAAAGCGGACTTTGATGCTCGCTTTGTTTTCTAAGTATCTCCAGGTTAGGGCATTCGCTTTAGAATTTTTCCGGATTTTTACCACTAAAAATATTGCGCAATTTTTTGCAGCTCGGTTTGTATTTCTTTTTGCTTTTTTTCTCCGGCCAGCAGAAAAGAGTTTTTAGTAGTATTAAGCTGGTCTTTGGTTAAGTTAATCTCCTGGGTTATCTGGTTGATTTCCGCTTTTAGAGCGTTCATCTTTTGGGTTAAAACTTGTAACTCCTCCGCCTTTTTCTGGATGATTTGCTCTTTGCTCCGGACTTCTTTCAGGTATTGCTGGGCATGGGCACTTTGAAAAGCATTTAAATCCCGGCCAATTATATTCAAATATTCCTGACCGGTTGATAGAAGCTTTTCTTTAGTGAGCCCCGAACTTTTAAGCACATTAAACGCCATTTTATACTTCAAGGCTTCATCCTGAATATCATCAATATCTACTTTGCTATCCACAAACTCTTTAAAATCAGCGCCCTGGAAGAGCGGGTTTTTGGCGTTGGCCTCGTCGATTAAGCGTTCAAAATAGTATTCGTGTTCCGGCATTGAACCGACTAAGGTACCCCCGGGAGAATAAATAGGCGTTTGATTAACCGCCATTACCGGGGCAGGGCTATTTGTAATTAAGGGATGCTGCGCATTTTCGTCGGGTGCTGGAACTGTTGGGTTTACCATGGGTGCAACCGAAGCGGGTGCAGGTGGTGCTGACGTAGCCGGCGTGAGAGGAATAGCAGGCTTATTTTGTTGGGCCTTATTCTTATCGTCCTCAAACTCCACGAAAGGCGTTAATAGCTGCTTTAAAAAACTCATGGTAAAAAATTATTTATTCAGACTAAGTAAGAAGCCAATGGTAAAGTTGGCATCCCAATCAAAAACGAAAGTATCGGTGCCGGTCGCATCGGCAATAGCTTTGTAAATATTTAAGCCAGCTGCCATTTTTTTATCCACCGCTTTGTAATCGCCCGCATTTTTTAAAACGGTATAGCGTTCTTCATCCTTCCGGTGTTGTTTTGCTAAGGTAAAAGGCACCCCGCCCAAAATAAAACCTACATTTCGTTTATTTTCGGGTATTTTGCTTACCTGGGCTTTTACTTCGTTGTATACCTGTTCGTCGGGGATGTTTTTTTCGTAATACTTGGCGCCCGGCAATTCCAAAGATTTTAAAGTGCCGTTTTCTTCCCAGGATATTTTAGTATTGCCCGAGCCAATATCCACTAAAAAAGAATTGTCGGCAAAGGAGGGCGGTACGGTAGCTCTAAAACCAAACTTGCCTTCCTGGTCGGCAGTAACATTATTTACCACGTAGCCTACTTTTTTTAATTCGTTGCTGATGGTGGTGGTTTTAGGTTCTTTTTGAGCCCCGGATGAGATGACAAAGTGCATGTTGTTTTTCGACACGCCTTTATCAAACATGGCGGCCAGGTATTTCTTTAAACCGGTCCGGATATCGTCGGTGGTAGCCAGCCCTTCGTAAGTAAGCGATTCGCCAAAATCTTTGGATACAATTTCCCACCGTTTCTGGTTATCCATGTTTATCACGAAGGAGTTAAAACCGGTAGCGCCTACTTCTACCACCCCGCGCAAGGTTCCGTTCTGCGGCTTTTCGGGCGTATAATTAAATTCCCGGCTTTCGGTATTTGCTGTTGTTGTGGTATTGCTTGCAGAAGGGTTAGAAGTGGCCGAAGGAGTTAAATTGCCGTTATCCGTACCCGCATCTGTGGCAGGGGGAGTAGTAGAAATCTGGCTAGAGTTTTCTTTCTTTATCTCGGATAAACGGGGGCTAATCGCAAAATAGCCAAGGGCTCCTATTATCGCGAGTATAACAATTATTCCGGCTGGTTTAAGTTTCATTGTATATTTTCAATTTTTAGTTGGTTGTTCTTTTTAATTAAAATAACTTCTGTCCTTCAAGAGGAAATTAATTAACTACGTAGTTATAATAGATTACATCTTACTTAAGCCCTATTAGTAAATGTAATATTAGCCGTTTGTTATTGGAGCCGGTTTCCGTCTCCAGTTTATGGTGCTGATGCGGCTAGTTCCGTAACCTGTTTGCCTCATGGCCGGCGGGCCTCGTTTGGCTCTTCCGGGCTGGTCTAAGCTTCCTTTCCTCCTGCGTCGGAATTCCGCTGCGCAGAACCGGAACCTTAGAAGGCCCTCCACAGCCAAACTGCTGTCAATTATCCTTAGCTACTGTCTATCTAGTATCTAATAAAATTTACTAAATGCGTCTTAGTCTTTTCAAATTAGTGTTGAAAATTTTAGCATCAAATAATTCTTAGCTTTCACTTTCGCACTTCTCTTAATCATTTGCGCACTTTGCCAACAGCTTTACTTATTCGCCATAGATACCACTACTACCCGGCCGCCTTCTTCTTTGGATAATAGTAATCTTTTGCCATCGGTAATATCTACCATGGTATTAACGGGAATTTCTTTGTTTTCGGTTAAATCTTTGAGCGAGGTTAATTTTTGATTCACGAACACCCACTTGTTTTGATGAAAAGTAAAGTAACCAACCGGAATTTTTTGCTCAGCGGTAAGCTTTTCATTCCGTACTACATGGCGGTTTACGTGCCATTGAAACAAATACTGATTGTGGTACACCATTAACCGGTGATTTTCGGGCTTCCAGATAGTTGGTTTAAACTCAAAATATAAATCCAATACGGGTACGGTTCCTTTAACGGGTGTACCGCAGAACGGACATTTTGGGGAAGCGCTGTTATCAAAAACAAACCATTTCTGCTCGCAATGGGTATTACTGCAAGGCTGCATTAAATCTGTGGTTTTAAGCAAAGCCTGCTCCCAGGTGTCGGCATTTGGCCGGAGAATAGGATTATGCAAACCCGTTACAAATGCTTGGTCGAACAAAGTTCTTAAATACGGACCGGTAAGCGTGTAGGGTAATTTAGTTACATCGGCCCAGGGCAAAGCCCATTTAGAAACCTGGTCTAACTTCGGCCGGTTAGACGTATCTGTGGAGTGCTCAATAAACAAAGCTTTTTCACCCATCGACAGTAAATCGTCTTCTTCGGTATCTAAGGAATTAATTTTCCCTCCTTTTAACGGGTGCCGGTACAGCAGGTACATGTAAATCATGACGGCCAACGCGTGTAAATCGGTGGTGCGGTTGGCATGTTTGCGGCTCGGGTCTCTTAGATTCAGGTGTTTGGTGGCTAATACTTCCGGGGCAATAAAATCAGCGGTACCAATTACATCCGGCGGATACAAGCCCGGCACTACCAAACCATCAATATCAATAATAGTAGCTGATTTACTTACCGGGTCGATGAGGACATTTTTATAGGACAAGTCGGAATGAGCCAGACCGGCCGCATGCAGGCGTTTTACCCCCCGGGCTATGCGTACGCAAATCTGAAAGTAGCTTAACCAGTTACCCAACTCGCTTTCGTCGAGCCGTAAGGTAAATTGCTTGTTCCGGAATTTGGCGGAGGCAAACCACAAACCCTGCTTTTCTTTCCCCTTTATGCCTTCGCTGGTAGCGTATCCTTTTTTAAAAAAGAAGTTCTTGTTATAGGCCGGAACAACTAATCCTACTTTGC
This region includes:
- a CDS encoding helix-hairpin-helix domain-containing protein: MQSIIGTFSNNPGPGTNVKSAPSVIHAGKTYAYVDNGEPMRGGMKDVYFGPDKSYVVAFYRDKQDYNSRERLKKLVTQYYDSFFNREGGDYYKELYCWPTDMVEVDGKVGLVVPAYNKNFFFKKGYATSEGIKGKEKQGLWFASAKFRNKQFTLRLDESELGNWLSYFQICVRIARGVKRLHAAGLAHSDLSYKNVLIDPVSKSATIIDIDGLVVPGLYPPDVIGTADFIAPEVLATKHLNLRDPSRKHANRTTDLHALAVMIYMYLLYRHPLKGGKINSLDTEEDDLLSMGEKALFIEHSTDTSNRPKLDQVSKWALPWADVTKLPYTLTGPYLRTLFDQAFVTGLHNPILRPNADTWEQALLKTTDLMQPCSNTHCEQKWFVFDNSASPKCPFCGTPVKGTVPVLDLYFEFKPTIWKPENHRLMVYHNQYLFQWHVNRHVVRNEKLTAEQKIPVGYFTFHQNKWVFVNQKLTSLKDLTENKEIPVNTMVDITDGKRLLLSKEEGGRVVVVSMANK